In Nocardia sp. BMG111209, a genomic segment contains:
- a CDS encoding amidohydrolase: protein MDLAGISVVDAHIHQWDPLGTPREFSAAAKLLRYLPLPADFATRLTPKRDREFIADPSAYLHPYLPADYRSDAGEVPVEALVHIEVEWAGRAPAAKADETRWVASLPFGVDTPALGAIIGGGDPSRLGFADLVDAHRSASPLVRGIRTMVAHHPDPGVRSFAEVPGVLTSSGFLNGFGVLADRDLLFEAWVYSHQLPEVTALAQRFPEVTIVLDHLGTPAGIFGPVGRTTGADAAARRELFGRWREDLATLAAQPNVLAKVSGLAMPILGHPVPVRGNPTPVAALLERVAPLLHHAFDVFGAQRLIWGSNFPIDKPITSIADSAQVVVDVLADRGGSAVELDQVFRTNAQSVYAIDAALLA, encoded by the coding sequence ATGGACCTCGCGGGAATCAGCGTCGTGGACGCCCACATCCACCAGTGGGATCCACTCGGGACGCCCAGGGAGTTCAGCGCCGCCGCCAAGCTGCTGCGCTACCTGCCGCTGCCGGCCGACTTCGCCACCCGGCTGACGCCGAAGCGGGATCGGGAGTTCATCGCCGACCCCAGCGCCTATCTGCACCCGTACCTGCCCGCCGACTACCGCTCCGACGCCGGTGAGGTGCCGGTGGAGGCGCTGGTGCACATCGAGGTGGAATGGGCCGGGCGGGCGCCGGCGGCCAAGGCCGACGAGACCCGCTGGGTCGCGAGCCTGCCGTTCGGCGTCGACACGCCCGCCCTCGGGGCGATCATCGGCGGCGGCGATCCGAGCCGCCTCGGCTTCGCCGACCTGGTCGACGCGCACCGCTCGGCATCACCGCTGGTCCGGGGCATCCGCACGATGGTCGCCCACCACCCGGACCCCGGCGTCCGCTCCTTCGCGGAGGTGCCGGGCGTCCTCACCTCCTCCGGATTCCTGAACGGATTCGGGGTGCTCGCCGACCGCGACCTGCTGTTCGAGGCCTGGGTGTACTCGCATCAGCTGCCGGAGGTGACTGCCCTGGCACAACGGTTCCCCGAGGTGACCATCGTGCTCGACCACCTCGGGACCCCCGCGGGCATCTTCGGCCCGGTCGGCCGCACCACCGGCGCCGATGCCGCCGCGCGGCGCGAATTGTTCGGCCGCTGGCGCGAGGACCTCGCCACCCTGGCCGCCCAGCCGAACGTGCTGGCCAAGGTCAGCGGCCTGGCGATGCCCATCCTCGGCCATCCGGTCCCGGTCCGCGGCAACCCGACCCCGGTAGCGGCTCTGCTGGAACGCGTCGCGCCGCTGCTGCACCACGCCTTCGACGTCTTCGGCGCGCAACGCCTGATCTGGGGCTCGAACTTCCCGATCGACAAACCGATCACCAGCATCGCCGACAGTGCCCAGGTGGTCGTCGACGTGCTGGCCGACCGCGGTGGCAGCGCCGTCGAGCTGGACCAGGTCTTCCGCACCAACGCACAGAGCGTCTACGCGATCGACGCCGCCCTACTGGCCTGA
- a CDS encoding helical backbone metal receptor: MTDPVDDLGTPVPIPRPARRVVSLVPSLTEAITATCPEVLIAATDWCTHPTGLAVERVRGTKNPNVRRIVALAPDLVVCNQEENRRLDVDRLRAAGIPVWVTRITTLDEACTALANLFGTALAVPLPPWLTEAERIWSVPPPKPAVRAVIPIWRNPWMVVGRDTFTGDLARRLGLHLVHADRPERYPTVSDAELTANVDLAVLPDEPYVFTKTDGPEAFPDLPVALVAGRALTWYGPSLVTAHAELTAALAAAVHHRTE, from the coding sequence GTGACCGATCCGGTGGACGATCTGGGCACACCGGTACCGATCCCCCGCCCCGCGCGGCGGGTGGTGTCGCTGGTTCCGTCGCTGACCGAGGCCATCACCGCGACCTGCCCCGAGGTACTGATCGCCGCCACCGACTGGTGCACCCACCCGACCGGCCTGGCGGTGGAACGAGTGCGCGGCACCAAGAATCCGAATGTGCGCCGGATCGTGGCGCTCGCCCCGGATCTGGTGGTCTGCAATCAGGAGGAGAACCGCCGCCTGGACGTGGACCGGCTGCGCGCGGCGGGAATTCCGGTGTGGGTCACCAGGATCACCACCCTGGACGAGGCCTGCACCGCCCTGGCGAACCTGTTCGGCACCGCGCTCGCGGTGCCGCTCCCGCCCTGGCTGACCGAGGCGGAACGGATCTGGTCCGTACCCCCACCGAAACCCGCTGTGCGCGCGGTGATTCCGATCTGGCGCAATCCGTGGATGGTCGTCGGCCGCGACACCTTCACCGGCGACCTGGCCCGCCGCCTCGGCCTGCACCTGGTGCACGCCGACCGCCCCGAGCGCTATCCCACCGTGTCCGACGCCGAACTGACGGCGAACGTCGACCTGGCGGTACTCCCCGACGAACCGTACGTCTTCACGAAAACCGATGGCCCGGAAGCCTTCCCGGACCTCCCGGTGGCACTCGTCGCCGGCCGCGCCCTCACCTGGTACGGCCCGTCCCTGGTCACCGCCCACGCCGAACTGACCGCCGCCCTCGCCGCCGCCGTCCACCACCGGACCGAGTAG
- a CDS encoding SWIM zinc finger family protein, which translates to MSPVEDYSKYGKRIPVHGGVRSRSRRGASFARSWWGRAFLDAIEQVADAGRLTRGRSYARAGQVVSYHLEPGTVAAEVQGSQPRPFTAVLTLRQLRDERLDEVIDLVRATPGMLAQLASGTLPPELGPMLLPGTAAELDFSCTCPDSGWPCKHVAALCYIIAERLDEEPAVMLTLRGLDLDTLIGGVERDSGPTVSDDLYGENIALPALPTPEFRTAIDDLDPIPLRQALRATAADERTAEAGLRDLRAIYRALEDRP; encoded by the coding sequence ATGAGTCCGGTCGAGGATTACAGCAAGTACGGCAAGCGCATTCCGGTGCACGGCGGGGTGCGGTCCCGGAGCCGCCGTGGCGCGTCCTTCGCCCGGAGTTGGTGGGGCCGCGCCTTTCTGGACGCGATCGAACAGGTCGCCGATGCGGGCCGGCTCACGCGCGGCCGCTCCTATGCCCGCGCGGGCCAGGTGGTGAGTTATCACCTCGAACCCGGCACGGTGGCCGCGGAGGTGCAGGGCAGCCAGCCCCGGCCCTTCACCGCGGTGCTGACGCTGCGGCAGCTGCGCGACGAGCGCCTCGACGAGGTGATCGACCTGGTCCGCGCCACCCCCGGCATGCTCGCGCAGCTCGCCTCCGGCACCCTGCCGCCCGAACTGGGCCCGATGCTGCTGCCCGGCACCGCCGCCGAACTCGACTTCTCCTGCACCTGCCCGGATTCCGGCTGGCCCTGCAAACATGTCGCCGCACTCTGCTACATCATCGCGGAACGCCTCGACGAGGAACCCGCGGTGATGCTCACCCTGCGCGGCCTCGACCTGGACACCCTCATCGGCGGCGTCGAACGCGACAGCGGCCCCACGGTTTCCGACGACCTGTACGGCGAGAACATCGCCCTGCCCGCCCTGCCCACGCCCGAATTCCGCACCGCCATAGACGATCTCGATCCGATCCCGCTGCGCCAGGCCCTGCGCGCGACCGCCGCGGACGAGCGCACCGCCGAGGCGGGCCTGCGCGATCTGCGCGCGATCTACCGGGCATTGGAGGACCGGCCGTGA
- a CDS encoding DEAD/DEAH box helicase has product MLHGLWTPGSGLLLWRDDDSGAAVPGLLGELVAAARFRHRARVLRPGPDGPAEVEVPAHALAPDGAAEVLLQRLPPAAVAADLRFLAHTAQGVRRWARGGRVVPELTRADGEWWARWRLIGGQRQRAWLAELVAATPPALRVAGRPAAVLEDLVAELTDPIVRGVLAEAAPQQPTHELVAALLADAPVESGSHRVATALEQWRTSLTVGEPELVLRLLEPAEDPDGIVDADTLWRLEVCLRSEGEAPQPVPLSGEPAMLRLAGEKVTAAIAAYPRLRDLPRAPGGIDFLLTTTGVQDLVAHGAHELRGAGVQLMLPRAWRIVAPSMRLRVQSPAAADSAVGLSGLVSYRWELALGDTVLTPAEMARLVQAKSDLVQLRGEWVQADHEALAAAAVYLGGRTDDRIGTMAQVLAEVSGSEVKRVPLEEVTATGWVSALLDGNREVAPIPAPAGLRAQLRPYQERGLTWLATMSRLGCGGILADDMGLGKTVQVLALLVHEREQAAAVPGPTLLVCPMSVVGNWQREAQRFAPDLRVAVHHGAGRRSGAEFDAAVADSDLMITTYALLARDVEELKRQTWGRVVLDEAQHIKNAATRQARAAREIPARHRLALTGTPVENRLEELRSIMDFAAPSLLGKASQFHARFAIPIERERDENAITRLRTVTGPFVLRRVKTDPAVIADLPDKIEMAVRANLTVEQAALYQAVVDDMVAKLKSTKSESISRKGTVLGALTRLKQVCNHPAHYLGDGSSILRRGQHRSGKLALVEDVLESVLADGEKALLFTQFREFGELIAPYLTERFGTRIPFLHGGVSKTGRDTMVERFQEEDGPPLMLLSLKAGGTGLNLTAANHVVHLDRWWNPAVENQATDRAFRIGQRRDVQVRKLVCVDTVEERIHDMLGGKQELANLTVGTGENWIGELNNDEIRTLFALGSEAVGE; this is encoded by the coding sequence ATGCTGCACGGGTTGTGGACGCCGGGGTCGGGCCTGCTCCTGTGGCGCGACGACGATTCCGGCGCCGCGGTACCCGGCCTGCTCGGTGAGCTGGTGGCGGCGGCGCGGTTCCGGCATCGGGCCCGGGTGCTGCGCCCCGGGCCGGACGGACCGGCCGAGGTGGAGGTGCCGGCGCACGCGCTGGCGCCCGACGGGGCCGCCGAGGTGCTGTTGCAGCGGTTGCCGCCCGCCGCGGTGGCCGCCGACCTGCGCTTCCTCGCGCACACCGCGCAGGGGGTGCGGCGCTGGGCGCGCGGCGGCCGGGTGGTGCCCGAGCTGACCCGGGCCGACGGCGAATGGTGGGCACGCTGGCGGCTGATCGGCGGACAGCGGCAACGGGCCTGGCTGGCCGAACTGGTCGCGGCCACCCCGCCCGCGCTGCGGGTGGCCGGGCGGCCCGCGGCGGTGCTGGAGGATCTGGTCGCGGAGCTGACCGATCCGATCGTGCGGGGTGTGCTGGCCGAGGCCGCACCGCAGCAGCCCACCCACGAGCTGGTCGCGGCGCTGCTCGCCGACGCGCCGGTCGAATCGGGCTCGCATCGGGTGGCCACCGCGCTCGAGCAGTGGCGAACCAGTCTGACCGTCGGCGAGCCGGAACTCGTCCTGCGGCTGCTGGAGCCGGCGGAGGATCCCGACGGCATCGTCGACGCCGACACGCTGTGGCGCCTGGAGGTCTGCCTGCGCTCGGAAGGTGAAGCGCCGCAACCGGTCCCGCTGTCCGGCGAACCGGCGATGCTGCGCCTGGCGGGCGAGAAGGTGACGGCCGCGATCGCGGCGTACCCGCGGCTGCGCGATCTGCCGCGCGCACCCGGCGGTATCGACTTCCTGCTCACCACCACCGGGGTACAGGATCTGGTGGCGCACGGCGCACACGAATTACGCGGCGCCGGAGTGCAACTCATGCTGCCGCGGGCCTGGCGGATCGTCGCGCCGAGTATGCGGTTGCGGGTGCAGAGTCCGGCCGCCGCCGACAGCGCCGTCGGCCTCAGCGGATTGGTCTCCTACCGTTGGGAATTGGCGCTCGGCGATACCGTGCTGACCCCCGCCGAGATGGCGCGGCTGGTGCAGGCCAAATCGGATCTGGTGCAGTTGCGCGGCGAATGGGTGCAGGCCGACCACGAGGCGCTCGCCGCCGCGGCCGTCTATCTCGGCGGCCGCACCGACGACCGGATCGGCACGATGGCCCAGGTGCTGGCCGAGGTGTCGGGTTCCGAGGTGAAGCGGGTGCCGCTGGAGGAGGTCACCGCCACCGGCTGGGTGTCGGCGCTGCTCGACGGGAACCGCGAGGTGGCGCCGATCCCGGCCCCGGCCGGGCTGCGGGCCCAGTTGCGCCCGTATCAGGAGCGCGGACTGACCTGGCTGGCCACCATGAGCCGGCTGGGCTGCGGCGGCATCCTGGCCGACGATATGGGCCTGGGCAAGACGGTGCAGGTGCTGGCCCTGCTGGTCCACGAGCGCGAGCAGGCCGCCGCCGTACCCGGGCCGACGCTGCTGGTGTGCCCGATGTCGGTGGTGGGCAACTGGCAGCGTGAGGCGCAGCGGTTCGCCCCCGACCTGCGGGTCGCGGTGCATCACGGGGCCGGCCGCCGCTCCGGCGCGGAATTCGATGCCGCCGTTGCCGATTCCGATCTGATGATCACCACCTACGCGCTGCTGGCCCGCGATGTCGAGGAGCTGAAGCGGCAGACCTGGGGCCGGGTCGTCCTCGACGAGGCGCAGCACATCAAGAACGCCGCCACCCGCCAGGCCCGCGCCGCGCGGGAGATCCCGGCGCGACATCGCCTGGCGCTCACCGGAACTCCGGTGGAGAACCGGCTGGAGGAGCTGCGGTCCATCATGGATTTCGCGGCGCCGTCGCTGCTGGGCAAGGCCTCACAGTTCCACGCCCGGTTCGCGATTCCGATCGAACGCGAACGCGACGAGAACGCCATCACCCGATTGCGCACGGTGACCGGCCCGTTCGTGCTGCGCCGGGTGAAGACCGATCCGGCGGTGATCGCCGACCTGCCCGACAAGATCGAGATGGCGGTCCGCGCCAACCTCACCGTCGAACAGGCCGCGCTGTATCAGGCCGTGGTCGACGATATGGTCGCGAAGCTGAAAAGCACCAAGAGCGAGAGCATTTCGCGCAAGGGCACGGTACTGGGCGCGCTGACCCGGCTGAAGCAGGTGTGCAACCACCCGGCCCACTACCTCGGCGACGGCTCCTCGATACTGCGCCGCGGACAGCACCGCTCCGGCAAGCTGGCGCTGGTGGAGGACGTACTGGAGTCCGTCCTCGCCGACGGCGAGAAGGCCCTGCTGTTCACCCAGTTCCGCGAATTCGGCGAGCTGATCGCGCCGTATCTCACCGAACGGTTCGGCACCCGCATCCCGTTCCTGCACGGCGGGGTGTCCAAGACCGGCCGCGACACCATGGTCGAACGGTTCCAGGAGGAGGACGGCCCACCGCTGATGTTGTTGTCGCTCAAGGCCGGTGGCACCGGCCTGAACCTGACCGCCGCCAACCACGTCGTGCACCTGGATCGGTGGTGGAATCCGGCGGTCGAGAACCAGGCCACCGACCGCGCCTTCCGCATCGGCCAGCGCCGCGACGTCCAGGTACGCAAACTGGTGTGCGTGGACACCGTCGAGGAACGGATCCACGACATGCTCGGCGGCAAACAGGAATTGGCGAATCTGACGGTGGGCACCGGCGAGAACTGGATCGGCGAACTGAACAACGACGAGATCCGCACCCTGTTCGCACTCGGCTCCGAGGCGGTCGGCGAATGA
- a CDS encoding HNH endonuclease family protein translates to MVVLTALLAGCAQLAPVAPAPGSPTRVDLEGLLARVRVVPRRPHPGGYDRGCQAAQLCVFGPAWVDGVHDCDARNRVLGAQLTAVRFRPGSRDCVVLTGTLSDPYTGHRIGFDRSRPRAVQIDHIYPLAAAWDLGAANWPLPQRIRFANDVEVNLLAVDGGSNEDKGDRTPADWLPPARAYHCFYAGRYLTTATRYDLPVTTADHTTLHRIADRCP, encoded by the coding sequence GTGGTGGTGCTCACCGCACTCCTCGCGGGCTGTGCGCAACTCGCCCCGGTCGCCCCCGCTCCGGGCAGTCCCACCCGGGTCGACCTGGAGGGTCTGCTCGCCCGGGTGCGGGTGGTGCCGCGCCGCCCCCATCCCGGTGGCTACGACCGTGGCTGCCAGGCCGCACAGTTGTGCGTGTTCGGTCCCGCCTGGGTCGACGGCGTCCACGACTGCGACGCGCGCAACCGCGTCCTCGGGGCGCAGCTCACGGCGGTCCGCTTCCGTCCCGGCAGTCGCGACTGTGTCGTGCTCACCGGCACCCTGTCCGATCCCTACACCGGCCATCGCATCGGGTTCGACCGCAGTCGTCCCCGGGCCGTGCAGATCGACCACATCTACCCGCTGGCCGCCGCCTGGGATCTCGGCGCCGCGAATTGGCCACTGCCGCAACGCATCCGGTTCGCAAACGATGTCGAGGTGAATCTGCTCGCGGTCGACGGCGGCAGCAACGAGGACAAGGGCGACCGCACCCCCGCCGACTGGCTCCCGCCGGCCCGCGCCTACCACTGCTTCTACGCCGGCCGCTACCTGACCACCGCGACCCGCTACGACCTGCCCGTCACCACCGCCGACCACACCACCCTCCACCGCATCGCCGACCGCTGCCCCTGA
- a CDS encoding enoyl-CoA hydratase/isomerase family protein, with the protein MTDEVLIEKRDGLGVITLDRPRAINALNHPMVRAVLAALRAWADDDEVRVVVLTGSGERGLCAGGDLVGMYTDAKDRVGGADSPSGQFWRDEYTLNALIADYPKPYVAIMDGLVLGGGVGVSAHGSHRVVTERSSIGMPETGIGFVPDVGGTRLLSRAPGEIGTHLGLTAGRMAAGDAIAAGFADHYVPSDRLPALLAALAGTDVEVAIAKFAEAAPASALLAQREWIDACYTGDDVEEIVHRLQAHPVPEARQAAADILAKSPVAVKVTLRALRSARGDATLADTLNREFRVSVAGLRSHDLGEGIRAQVIDKDRAPQWLPPALGDVSAELVDSYFLGLGDGELGLVDSGASAIVTTVRTRSEEQS; encoded by the coding sequence ATGACCGACGAAGTGCTCATCGAGAAGCGGGACGGGCTGGGGGTGATCACCCTCGATCGGCCGCGGGCGATCAACGCGCTGAATCATCCGATGGTGCGGGCGGTACTCGCGGCGTTGCGTGCGTGGGCCGACGACGACGAGGTCCGGGTGGTCGTGCTGACCGGCTCGGGGGAGCGCGGACTGTGTGCCGGCGGCGATCTCGTCGGTATGTACACGGACGCGAAAGACCGTGTGGGCGGGGCGGATTCGCCGAGCGGGCAGTTCTGGCGCGACGAGTACACGCTGAACGCGCTGATCGCCGACTATCCGAAGCCGTACGTCGCGATCATGGACGGCCTGGTACTCGGCGGCGGGGTCGGTGTCTCCGCGCACGGTAGTCATCGCGTGGTCACCGAGCGGTCGTCGATCGGGATGCCGGAGACCGGGATCGGATTCGTACCGGATGTGGGCGGGACCCGCCTGCTGTCGCGGGCGCCGGGTGAGATCGGCACGCATCTGGGGCTGACGGCCGGGCGGATGGCGGCCGGCGATGCGATCGCGGCCGGATTCGCCGATCACTACGTGCCCTCGGATCGGCTGCCGGCGCTGCTGGCGGCGCTGGCCGGCACGGACGTGGAGGTCGCGATCGCCAAATTCGCCGAGGCCGCACCGGCCTCCGCACTGCTCGCGCAGCGCGAGTGGATCGACGCCTGCTACACCGGCGACGACGTCGAGGAGATCGTCCACCGATTACAGGCGCATCCGGTGCCGGAGGCCCGGCAGGCCGCCGCCGACATCCTGGCGAAGTCGCCGGTCGCGGTGAAGGTGACGCTGCGGGCGTTGCGGTCGGCCCGCGGCGACGCCACCCTGGCCGACACCCTCAATCGCGAATTCCGGGTCTCGGTGGCGGGGCTGCGCAGCCACGATCTCGGCGAGGGCATCCGCGCGCAGGTCATCGACAAGGACCGTGCGCCGCAGTGGCTGCCGCCGGCGCTCGGCGACGTCAGCGCCGAACTGGTCGACTCCTATTTCCTCGGTCTCGGCGATGGTGAACTGGGTCTGGTGGATTCGGGCGCCTCGGCTATCGTCACGACTGTCCGCACCCGATCGGAGGAGCAGTCGTGA
- a CDS encoding enoyl-CoA hydratase yields the protein MTDFETILLERKGRVALITLNRPKALNALNSQVLIDISAALDELESDAGIGAVVLTGSEKAFAAGADIKEMQSKSYMDMFLADQFAGWERFSAFRKPIIAAVAGFALGGGCELAMMCDILFAADTAKFGQPEIKLGIIPGMGGSQRLTRAVGKAKAMDLVLTGRTMGAEEAERAGLVARIVPAAELLSTALEVAETIASMSLPSVLVAKESVNRSYETTLSEGLRFERRVFHSLFATEDQKEGMAAFVEKRGANFANR from the coding sequence GTGACCGATTTCGAGACCATCCTGCTGGAGCGCAAGGGCCGTGTCGCGCTCATCACGCTGAACCGGCCGAAGGCCCTGAACGCGCTGAACTCGCAGGTGCTCATCGATATCAGCGCCGCGCTCGACGAACTCGAATCCGACGCGGGGATCGGCGCGGTCGTGCTGACCGGCTCGGAGAAGGCGTTTGCCGCGGGCGCCGATATCAAGGAGATGCAGTCCAAGTCCTATATGGACATGTTCCTGGCCGATCAGTTCGCGGGCTGGGAGCGGTTCTCCGCGTTCCGCAAGCCGATCATCGCCGCGGTGGCCGGATTCGCGCTCGGCGGTGGCTGCGAGCTGGCCATGATGTGCGACATCCTGTTCGCGGCCGATACCGCGAAGTTCGGTCAGCCGGAGATCAAGCTCGGCATCATCCCGGGCATGGGCGGTTCGCAGCGGCTCACCCGCGCCGTCGGCAAGGCCAAGGCGATGGATCTGGTGCTGACCGGTCGCACCATGGGCGCCGAGGAGGCCGAGCGCGCCGGGCTGGTGGCCCGGATCGTTCCGGCGGCCGAGTTGCTGTCCACCGCGCTCGAGGTGGCGGAGACCATCGCGTCCATGTCGCTGCCGTCGGTACTCGTCGCCAAGGAGTCGGTCAACCGCTCCTACGAGACCACCCTGTCCGAAGGTCTGCGGTTCGAGCGCCGGGTGTTCCACTCGCTGTTCGCGACCGAGGATCAGAAGGAAGGTATGGCGGCGTTCGTGGAGAAGCGCGGCGCCAATTTCGCCAATCGCTGA
- a CDS encoding MarR family winged helix-turn-helix transcriptional regulator — MATPRPLPLDPIEEAHRQWDAHGWGDVADGMAAVTSLVRAQQIMMARVDEALRPSGLTFSRYELLMLLSFSRTGALPMAVASARLQVHPTSVTNTVDRLESANLVKRVPHPSDRRATLIEITTAGRDLVAQATAELNGTVFARPGLPPDRLRLLLALLAEFRRAAGDFDNGDTPTRWS; from the coding sequence ATGGCGACACCGCGTCCACTCCCACTCGATCCGATCGAGGAGGCCCACCGGCAGTGGGACGCACACGGCTGGGGTGATGTGGCCGACGGGATGGCCGCGGTCACCTCGCTGGTGCGGGCCCAGCAGATCATGATGGCCCGGGTGGACGAGGCGCTGCGCCCGTCGGGGCTGACCTTCTCCCGATACGAGCTGCTCATGCTGCTCAGTTTCAGCCGGACCGGGGCGCTGCCGATGGCGGTCGCCAGCGCGCGCTTGCAGGTGCATCCGACAAGTGTGACGAACACCGTGGATCGACTGGAGTCCGCGAATCTGGTGAAACGTGTGCCACATCCGAGCGATCGGCGGGCAACGTTGATCGAGATCACCACGGCGGGAAGAGATCTGGTCGCCCAGGCGACCGCCGAGCTGAACGGGACGGTTTTCGCACGCCCCGGCCTCCCGCCGGATCGGCTGCGGCTGCTGCTCGCCCTGCTCGCGGAATTCCGCCGTGCCGCCGGCGACTTCGACAACGGCGACACACCGACGCGTTGGTCATGA
- a CDS encoding Hsp70 family protein has translation MPRPSGAGVDEAVFEAVELMREAATSRDEFVTGIAVTTRCATHEEAIRAAAGRSRLTIVDEPLAQLRYLRFTERLPAEGTVLIYDLGASGLTVTQADCRTDAILAGRHSTVVCGDGHDALLRWRLAHDGVAIDRPTSCAYKEALTASPVVTASDPRTHTRVVLTRSDFHELVAAGIHHSVSYVRQLIEETGVTPQAVALLGGCNRNPGIRTEVETLLDLPAIYDPEPEFVSARGAVLMATQLPSARRVRGVRFAGKPATPGRAGAGGVSKRKLVAAAAVTATLGATVAGLLVLDHTSAPGGTRGGTGPSPMEVAGTPPKPVDTK, from the coding sequence GTGCCGCGACCGTCCGGCGCCGGTGTCGACGAAGCGGTCTTCGAAGCCGTAGAGCTGATGCGCGAGGCCGCGACCAGCCGCGACGAGTTCGTCACCGGTATCGCCGTCACCACCCGCTGTGCCACGCACGAGGAGGCCATCCGCGCCGCCGCCGGGCGCAGCCGCCTCACGATCGTCGACGAGCCGTTGGCGCAGTTGCGCTATCTGCGCTTCACCGAGCGACTACCCGCCGAGGGCACGGTACTGATCTACGATCTCGGCGCCTCGGGCCTCACCGTCACCCAGGCCGACTGCCGCACCGACGCCATTCTGGCGGGCCGGCACAGCACGGTGGTGTGCGGCGACGGTCACGATGCACTGCTGCGCTGGCGGCTGGCCCACGACGGCGTCGCCATCGACCGGCCGACCAGTTGCGCCTACAAGGAGGCGCTCACCGCCTCGCCGGTGGTCACCGCGAGCGATCCGCGTACGCATACGCGAGTCGTGCTGACGCGCAGCGATTTCCACGAACTGGTCGCCGCCGGGATCCATCATTCGGTCTCCTATGTGCGGCAGCTGATCGAGGAGACGGGGGTGACCCCGCAGGCGGTGGCGCTGCTGGGCGGCTGCAACCGGAACCCGGGTATCCGTACCGAGGTGGAGACCCTGCTCGACCTCCCGGCCATCTACGATCCCGAGCCCGAATTCGTCTCCGCGCGTGGCGCGGTACTGATGGCGACCCAGTTGCCCTCGGCCCGGCGGGTGCGCGGCGTGCGCTTCGCCGGGAAGCCCGCGACACCGGGCCGGGCCGGGGCGGGCGGCGTCTCCAAGCGCAAACTCGTTGCGGCCGCGGCGGTCACCGCCACGCTCGGCGCCACGGTGGCCGGGCTGCTGGTCCTGGACCACACCTCGGCTCCGGGCGGCACCCGCGGCGGGACGGGCCCGAGCCCCATGGAGGTCGCGGGTACGCCGCCGAAGCCGGTGGACACCAAGTAG
- a CDS encoding DUF3558 family protein, with translation MRAAIRLGLAAAVVAAALAGCSGGRSDSPVRAADTPNLLAGCGPLSDAIIANRLAVPLVRPQTQPTVCTWTAELPGGDAVDVTYAWLREDTLLRDLQVADRFGYRTEKVVLKKFGGMYWRDPNDPGSCAVTTADTGTITWWVQNRSRAAQPDPCAAAMGLMQATLDVDGV, from the coding sequence ATGCGCGCGGCGATACGGCTCGGACTGGCGGCGGCGGTGGTCGCGGCGGCGCTCGCGGGATGTTCGGGCGGTCGATCGGACAGCCCGGTGCGCGCCGCCGACACACCCAACCTGCTGGCGGGCTGCGGGCCCCTGAGCGACGCGATCATCGCGAATCGGCTGGCCGTACCGCTGGTGCGGCCGCAGACCCAGCCGACCGTCTGCACCTGGACCGCCGAACTGCCCGGCGGCGACGCCGTCGACGTCACCTACGCCTGGCTGCGCGAGGACACGCTGCTGCGCGATCTCCAGGTGGCCGACCGATTCGGGTACCGCACCGAGAAAGTGGTGCTGAAGAAGTTCGGCGGCATGTACTGGCGCGACCCGAACGATCCGGGCAGCTGTGCGGTCACGACCGCCGACACCGGCACGATCACGTGGTGGGTGCAGAACAGAAGCCGTGCGGCGCAACCGGATCCGTGCGCCGCCGCGATGGGCCTGATGCAGGCCACCCTCGACGTCGACGGCGTCTGA
- a CDS encoding DUF3558 family protein, with the protein MWKQVAAAAAISAGLAGCASSAGTSPSGSATVVPAASEAMDIGLCGSEDAGDLDSALGVTGLEQISANPLRCAWAGPGDRPNYRVVFEWFRGSSLADRRGQVTGQASTVTVSGRSGIAWSGPTSCELAVDSGGQDFVDWTFTGTGAGPQCTALQHIAATTLAKAG; encoded by the coding sequence GTGTGGAAGCAGGTGGCGGCGGCTGCCGCGATCTCGGCCGGGCTCGCCGGGTGTGCGAGTTCCGCGGGCACGTCACCGTCCGGATCCGCCACCGTGGTCCCGGCTGCGTCCGAGGCGATGGATATCGGACTGTGCGGATCCGAGGACGCCGGCGATCTGGACAGCGCGCTGGGAGTCACCGGGCTGGAACAGATTTCGGCCAATCCGTTGCGGTGCGCATGGGCCGGGCCCGGCGATCGGCCGAACTACCGGGTGGTGTTCGAATGGTTCCGCGGCAGCTCGCTGGCGGACCGCCGGGGCCAGGTGACCGGGCAGGCGAGCACCGTGACGGTCTCGGGCCGGTCCGGGATCGCCTGGTCCGGACCCACGTCCTGTGAACTCGCGGTCGACTCGGGCGGGCAGGACTTCGTGGACTGGACGTTCACCGGGACCGGCGCCGGCCCGCAGTGCACGGCCCTGCAACACATCGCCGCCACCACCCTCGCGAAGGCGGGCTGA